GgagatgaaataaatatttacaaattacTATAATAAAAGCTACATACAGAAAAGGTATAGTTTGAATAAGAATATATCATCCCTACCCTTGAGGAATATTCCCAACAACATCCACTCTGTATGACTCACTCAGATTCATTCCAGCTGAAACTCCTGTGCCAATAATTACCTAAAAATCCACAAACACATTTGTAAACATCAGCTAGAAAGAGATAAAGCCACCTGAAGAACTAATAACAGTTAGCTGTTTATGAATAATGCACACAAGGGATTACATTTATTTGTCAATCAGTTTTCAGGGGGTAAAGGAGCAGATAAAAAGGAGGAAGTATCACAAATTTCCCTCCATCATTTATAAGTTTCTTGGAAACAGTTAAATGGAACATGCTATGGTGTGATCTGAATCACTCGAATTCCCTTTGCCTGAGCCAAGCTCAGGCAGAATAGTGTATTGAGAAATTAAATGCAAGGACAAGCCAAGGACGTCTGCACTGCCATATTTTCATATGCATAACCTGCATGCTATCTGTAAACAGAAGTGGTGCAGCAGCAGTGAAAGGAACAGGTGTAAGATCGCTTTGTGATCTTTACTGTCAAACAATACCCTATTACACGACCTCCACCATCTCTCAACAGCATCCCTTTTCCTTGTTCCTTCTATCTAGATTGTACCCATACCTTCAGTTATTTCCTTTCTCGGCTCTGATTTTGTGCAGGTTGTTTGACAGCTCTAGTTATCCAAGAACTCACTTTTAAATCCAACCACTTCTAAAGGTGAAAGGTTATCTGAGATGTGGGCTTGTGTGTATTAAAATACATGGGTAAAGCAGACGATCTTAGAGCAGTCATTCGAAACAGAATCAATGCTGCAGTCAGTTGTCACTCTCAGTAACAGAGAAAGGAAGGTAAGTCTTAAGTCCCACTGGTTCCTGCTCTTCTTTCTACCACTGCATTTTAAGAAGCAAGCAAGCCCTGCAAAACCTCTGAAACAGGCATCGGTAAGCACCTTCCTCCAGGAGGGGGTTTTGAGCTCTTGAACTCCAAGTGGGAAATGCCAACTCAGAGACATGTCTCGCAGAGAATCATTCAGGTGCTGCAACTCCAGGGTAGAGTGGGTTTTACAACAAATCTCTACCTACCCATTGCCATAGGGGACTGTTTAACTCCattttcaattcttctttggGACTTTATGCCTAAAACTTGGGCACATCAGACCCTAAACTTATGAGTATCCAAACCTTTAACTGCATCAAGCCTCAAATGAATTATGTTCAACACAAGCTACTCTAAAGCTCAATAAGACTTGATAGAAAATGAGGTAGTTTCTACAGCTTTAGAATAGTTATATAATTTAGCTATAGAATTTCACAACTGGCTTACCACAATGATCTCCATAGGAATAGGAACTGGAAGCTTCTTCTTAAACCGGAGATTAATTTCCTTTCCAATCAACAATAGAACAATGCATGTTAATCCAACAATCAATGCAGCAATATTGGTGGTTGTAATTTTTGAAAGCACAGCAGCTATGCTCTGTAACACAACAGAAGTATCATAATTATTCCCAAGAAAATACAATCTTCATGGAGATTTGCCACAAAAGAGCAAATTATACACTGCTGTTCAGCTGTGTTTTTAATCTGCATTTACAACCACATTGAATCAGTGCCTTACCAAAATCCCCATTGTTCCCACAAAACACAGAAGTTCAGAGTCTCTCAGTGAGGGAGATGCACTTGCAATCATTTACAGTATCAGTCTTCCTCAAATGGGACAAAAATTTGGAGAAAACACTATCCTGGGGGAAAAAGTCTAAACTAAACCACACTTCTTATCCTCAATATTTTCACACATATTTCATACTGGCAGCTACCCGAAAGCAGTAAATGCAAACTCCTTCTAATACCTTCAAATATTCTTTGGCAAGTCTACTTAGAGCTGCATAAACCATTCTAAAACGATAAAGCTGCTGATACAACCATTGAGGTTACCATAGCAATATGATTAAATAACAGTGATCTTGCAACACTGATGAACTGGCCATTATTCCAAGTATCTTTTAGttgaaaacagtattaaaagaGTGTTAGGAAAGAAAGCTTGCTGGAACACACAAGTTGCTAGAGGGTAAATGATTCCCCTACCAATTACTCCTCCTTCTtccactgcatttaaaaaaaccaaaaataaataaatgacctCTGGAGAGGTCTTTGAAAGAAGATGTACCTACCCTTCCttagacagaaggaaaattaCAGCAACTATCAGGATATTATACATTCAGGATGTTGTGGTAGTACATCTTGAATGTATACCTTCCCTCCTATTTGTTTGGCAGTTAGTATGCCTGGTTTCCGGATTAGTGAACTAAACAGCAAATTAGGAATTAATTGTTAGTGCAGCCTTGTTTCCAAAAGGTTTGTTGTATCTGCACAAATATACAAGAAAGATTCCCACAAAGTATTTTCTATAGCCTCCATGTAGTCAAAATCCTGAAGCTTCGTTATTGCTGAGCCATCAATCTGCTCAAAAGCTTGGGTTTTCACAGATATCTGAGATCCTCCCTATTCTTCCACTCAGGAGTCTGCAAAATCAGAGCATTGATTTTGTGATAACAACTTGGGCTTCCTAGACCGGTAGGCAAACCAGATTCAGATGCATTTCAACTCTGCTTGTTCATAACAGCAAGAAAAGTAATGCTCATATAAACTTAAAAGCTTTGGTTGTGATTTCAATTAGAAATGTccctttaaacaaataatttgctGCATGGgatccattacatttttttcagagcaCAACTGTCAATTTTAAATTCAAGTGAACAACAGCTTTTGGTTTTAGCTAAGTCATACTAACCAAATCATAGCTTTAAACTGCAtggtttttcttctgtcctctcaCATCACTGTACATTAGACAGAAGGTGAGTGGAAGATTAGGCTATGAGTTATGTCAAATACTGGGTCCCTACATGCTCTGAACAATCAGTTTGAATGGTTAGGGTCTTCAATAAATAGCAATGTTTTACACTGGTGTCcttatttcaaaatagtttttcCCACTACTCTAAAGAACAGGTACATTTATGATGACACAGCACTTTGTGTCCAACCATACTACCAAACAGCTTACAAACAGGAAATGAAGAATACTCCCATCAGGAATTGTgtgtaaaattaaagaaatacagactGGGCAAGGTTCTGAGAATAACATTTCCTAGCTTTGCAAAACGTATCTGGTCTACAGAGAAGCATTTCAGTAGCACATTTCCCCACGACGTACAAGAGACTTGCCTCAATGAACATTACCTGTTCATATTACAAAACTACATTTAGCAGAATCCTAAAATCTGACCATCTCAGACCATGCTGATCTATCAAATCAACCCAAGCGGCACTTTGAGATGCTCATATACTGCTATGGCACTTAAAAACCTCATACCCAGTTTTGAATACTGAAGTATTATTCTACTTAGtgccaaaataattaaaaaaataaaataagaaaaggctTAAGTACTAGCTCCAGACAATGCAGAATTTGCATGTTTAGTAAATGTAGTTACTCACATATACAACGGAGAGGGGTCCACTGTATCGGTTAGTCTTAATGCCAAGTAGATACTTTAATTGAGAAGTAAAGACATGAACCGCAGCAGCAGTAGTAAATCCTCGCACCAGAGGCTCTGTTAGATAGATGGCTACAAATCCAAATCGAAGGAGACCTAAACACAActaatgaagaagagaaatattAACCATGTGACTCTCACTGTAGCCTGAACATCAGCACTATATAGCAGACAGGCCACAGGACACCTCTTCTTACCTCGATGCCCAAGCCTGATCAGGCAAACCTGAACTTGGTCTTTCTAAAGCTGCAGTTCAGTAAGCAGCCGTCGCACCAAATCTGCCATGCCACTGGCAGGTGCAATGTGGGATATGGGTAAACATACGTATTTGTATGCATTTATGGACAGATTAGAGAACACCAGCTTGAGTTTTTCTCATGGGATAGGATAAAATGAAAGGGGGGAGGTCCCATTTTTCCCAGTCAAGCCAAGATGCCAGACAAAGACTTGCCTCCAATGTATCCCTCCCTGTTACGTGGCTGCCATGAAGCAGCCTCTATTCTACACAGTGCAGTGCTGAAGCACAAGTCTACTGACAGGGGATCCGCCATGACCCAGCACTCCTTGCAACTGCAAGTCTAGCACCAGCATCTGAACTTGCCCTTACAGCAAACTGCAAGCACATACCTGGATAATTCCTGAAAGAAAGGCGAGAGTCACAGCTACCTGTACCCTCTTGGTATCCCTAGCATGGTAATATTCAGTAACATTAGTAGAATTATAGCCTACAGAAATCATTTCATCAGGCACTTGTCTCACAGCAACGCCGCCAACCATCATACTGATCACAGCAAAGGTGCCTGAAAtaagagggagaggaaaatagTTGGTTAaaatcctggctttttttttttttcaggagtggTTCTTATTAAGAGATATGTGGCATTAAACTATAATAGTGTTTTCTAcctaaatattgtattttttagtACCAAAATCTGTTCCAGTAGTCAGCACCATTAAAGCTAGTTAGATGGTGAACATACACCTCTATGGTAAGTAAACCTCAATTTTTTTCTATCTCAGTTTCTATTATGCAAATTAAAGATTCATCCTGGCCACACAGACAGTTGACTGCAGCGATGAAATTATAGTTCAGGAGTTCACAGCACACATTTCTAGATCTAATCCAATAAAAGACGCTCTTCTATTCCTTCCTAAGTAGGATGGAttaattaacaataaaaaatactGCTAATGTTTGACACATTTGTGTTTCTCCTATTcagttaaatttaaatttatggAAAACAACTACACTTTCTATTTCTCCAATTTTACTTTTTACAACTTTAttaaacacacgcacacacagacttTCAGTTATCCATACAGATATACCTATTGATATGTGCTTGGACGTTCCAAAAAAAGTATATAGAAAGACAGGATAAAATGAAGAATATAGGCCATATACTGGGGGAACAGCTGCCAGCAAAGCATAGGCTAAACCTAGAAAACAGACACAAATATGTATGTTaggcaaacaacaaaaaaaaaccatctgaAGCAAAAGGATTTAAGCCTACTAAAACTGAACTCACCTAACAGGAAATCTAGTGACATATCACaggtttaaaaaacaagaaatcttGCAGGGAATACTCTTTACTATGTATAATACCGTATAGCAGTGCCTAGAAACCTGATGGTTTGAGTCAGGAAACCAGAAGTCTCTAATTACAGGCACTGCAGGTGTGTGCGTGCGTGTTTGTGCGTACATCTGTGCACCTGTGCACTCATTGTTTTGCCTTTGTGGCTGGAAATACTTCTTAATAGCCAAcactttttgttgcttttgttttcaccTGTCAGAGAATGTAATTAGAAacacccaaacccccaaaactccaTAACCAGTGGGAcatgtttgatttttctccttgttttctcaGCAGACATGATCTTCGTGGTAATCTATGACTGATTAAacacttccctcctccctcaccccaaaACGAGTAGGATGACATAACAGTTTATGTTTCCGCAAATATGCTCCAAAACATAAAATAAGCAGAGAATCATTGCTTACAATCTGTAAGGCCGTAGAGCTTATACAGTCTGGTATTCTTCCcaaaaatgaaattctttttgtttttaagctctgTCCAGTTCCACGCAGTGGAAGTGCGATCCACACCATTCCTATTTGTAGGGGGGGCTGGCAAGCACGGCAGTGGAGCTATGGGGGAACACCTCCAAGGGACGCTGGGGAGGGACACCTCCCACGGTGCTCCCCCTCCGCGTGACTAAGCATGTGCTTATCACGGAACCAGGCTCTCAAGCAAATCGTGTGCACCACGAGATATGGCGCATAACTGTCCTGAGCAGTTCCAGCAAAATCAATAATTCTACACAGCTTGCGTTAATGAGAATTAGACACCAGAACTGACCAAATGGGCCTCGAGAAGAAAACCATGCTGTATCCTGGCTTGGCTTGGTTCTCCAATTCACCTTTGCAAGTGCAGACTCATGACACCTGAGGAAGCTGTGTGTTCTTACCACACTTGGGCAGACTGGTCCAAGTTAGGACCAAAAAGCTGAATGGTCCAGGGCAAATTACAAAAGGAAGCAATGGTTCACCCACCATGGAGAGCTAGTGATACTCGAAAACACTTCTccctattaatttatttttaaactgagagACAAAGCGTCAGGTtacaatgaaagaataaaaccaggaagGGATCTTCTGTGTCATTCAAGCACTCTTGTGCAGTGTAATAGCTCACACGGCCTTGCTCATGCCCTAAGGAATGTCTGAGTCCTAACCAAGAATCCATATTCCTGTCAGAACTGGACTGATGATATCGTTTATTCTCTTGCAGCAATGAGCTTTTTGTTAAGTACTTCTGAAACTCAGCACACATATATTCTCTGCCCCGGGGGCTACCTCTCATGCCAAGAGTATCAGCAGAACACCTTGTACTATAACAGCCTAGCCTTTAATATGGTGATGAACTTAGTACAAATGACCAGAGCTGAAAACCGGTGGTTTCAAAACCGGGAGGGTGGGTCTATGTGAAGTTCCTGATCTGAATAcccttttattccttttccttttcatttgtacTGGCATTTTTAAAGGCTGTCAGTGCCAAGGAAATAAAGAGATATTGACATGACAGGAGTTCATGGCTTAAACACCCTGGTCATTGTAGTTCTGCCTGAAATGATTCCCAGGCTTCTTTGAACTCATGCTTGCTATAATTACACccattccagaaaaataaaagtttaacttTTGTCTTTTTAGAAAGGGAAAGATTAGGAGCAGTTTAAAGGCGTGTCTGCAGTCACCAAAGGAAAGAATAATGTTTAGTTTAAAACGAAGTCACAAAGTTAAGTATAAAGTTTACTGCTGACCACTTAAATTTTAGTGTCCTTATCTGGTCATCACATAAACTGTGTTTCAGTACACAACCAGTAATGTTTGTGTCTAGTATACGTCAGATTTGCCTGACAGTTAACCACATTACTTATCAGTTTAAGATAAGTTGATGTTTATATTTGTGTAAGAAAAAATATCCTTAATTATAAAAAATTGCATAAAACTGAGAAGCTACAGAAATAAAGAAGTCTCTCCACAGACTAAGATAGGATATTCCATTGCTTTAATGGGTTACCGCCTACTAAAATCTAGGCTTCTTGGATTTACAAATTAATTCTTCAGACCTGCCTCAGCCTAAAGTGGAACGAGTGAGGTGGAAATATGAAATAAGCCAAAACGCAAGTAAACTTATATATGCTTAATTACATTATCCTTAGCATGAGGACTCCTCTGGACTGGGCTCTGCACAAATGCAAGAATTCCCTCTACTCCAAGACCTCCTGGGTTAATCTACTGTGACTGTGGCAGCTGTCGTGAAGCTGCCATTCCCAGAGCAGTGATGGCACCCCATAATGATACTGCTGTAAAAATGCTGTTGCTTTCTAACCGCACAGCAGTTCTGAAACTGATGATAGTAAGGTGTCAGGCTGAACAAAAGATTCCACTGGTCCAGCCACCAAGAGCTGAAGAGAACGGTGAACACTGGCTTTCTCTTTGTCTTCCACAGAGTCTGCTCCTGCTTCAGGGCCAGGCTCCACTTGGGGTGAAACTTCCAAGTAATTTAACAGAAACTTCACAGATTTGCAGTCTTGTTATAGAAGATACTTTTGATTTATTTCCACCATGTAGATCATTGCCCACTACTATGGTTCCAGCTTAAACTGGTGACTTCTAGCCTTAAGACAAAAAGAGCGATCAGTCTCTGATTTCTTGCAGTTCTTCTCTGGCTGAATTTAAGTTTGGTTACTTTGCAACAGTTGCTCTCCTAAAACATTATGTCTATAAGATACTGCTACCCGCTGTAGGAAATTTGCTACAACTTTCAGGATGAGGAGATCAGAAAATAACTGGGTGCATTCAGCAAAGTTTTAGACATGCACTTGAACTGTGAAAAGTTGTTCTGTCATTGAGAGCTGTTGGTATTGATCGGAGAGGTAAGTAGTTTTAAGGGAATCAAGATTATGGGCTGGTCTGCAGAATGCTGTACTGATCTCCACACCTGAAATACCCATCCTATTCTCATGAACATCTGTTCAGCAAGTCAAGCACTACCATAaaagcacacacagaaaaagcaaaggggAGGACAAATAAACCCAGAGAGATACTCACCTTGAGGAAGCTGCATAACCCCAGTGCTTATACCTGAGATAATATCTCCTAATAAGTATTCCTTCACTGGGTAACGGGGAAGCCATTTTAAAATTGGTAAGAAACTGTAAAGATGAGACTTGGCTTTCTTAGaagaacaactgaaaatacaaagcagaaataaaaagttaGACACTAGCGGGGGACAAATGGCTCGAAAAAATTGTCTTTCATCCCTATGCAGGGAAACAGCTCCATTAAAGGCAGGCTCAGGTCCCTGATGACAGTAATTTCTGGACAAAGCTTAAGCACAAACAACTATGACTCCAGTTAATTTAGCCCTTTATCACATGTTGGTTGCTGTTCACAAACCTTATGGCACTGGAGAAGAGAATCATAGTCTTGTGAGGCTGGAGGTCAGTGGGAAGTGAAACTGTTCAAGTCCATGCACGACTGAGCAATCATGCAACACTTTTTGCTGAGATCATTCCTAGTAACAATCCCCTGAGGATAACTTGCTTTCTTACAGCAGTTTTCACTCATCAAAGTACTTTGCAAtgctttttcctgtttatatttaCTATTTGTGTGCTTTATACTTTTTTGATGATAACATTTTATATTACTatgcttttttttagaaaaaaactatTATTTTACGAATGCTTGTTACTATCACTGGTACTGATAAGCTAACTTTAAGGCTACTTGAGAACACAGCCCTTCTTCACCCTGAAAGGAAAGGCACTGAAGCCAGCAACACTGATCCCTGTGTCTCTTAGCAGTTACTAACCTTTTGAAACCCTGACTCTTGACAAATGAATAGAGCCAGGAAATAAGTATCGCTATCCAGTACTGCCATGCATCATACTTTGTTTGTACTGTGGTAAGAAAGTTTACCCTTGGGTAAAAATATAACACTGGGGTCATATAAACACTTTTCTGTGTAGGGGAACTGCAAAAGAACTGCAGAGATTTGTTAACATTTCTGAATTCTCATGGGACTGAATTGCATAGTGAAGAAGCCTATTGCTACAAGTGAGAAAAGAACTAGAGTCATCCACACTTCTCCATGTTTAAGCAGATTGAATCACAAGAAGTCACAGCTCAGGAGGATTTTGATCCACATATTTTTTATTCAGGACAGATAAGTTTTTTGAGGTGGAATTAGGTGCCATTACCATTAGAATGGTCATTCCATCAACCAAAACAAATCTCCAAATGTCAAATCATATGAACAGGAATATTTTACAGACAAGCAGTCAGGCAGAACAAGCTTCTAGCAAGAAATTGAATCAACTCTGCAAATGAAGCATGGATAAATATAAAGCTAATGAGAACTTAACTGGAATAAGTTTCTCTTCACCATCCTCTGGTATCACAGAGCAAGAGTTGCACAGTTAAAGACATTTCCTGTCTAACCAGATGATACTCAGATTCCAAGGCAGTTAGTTAAAAGCTACAGAATGCCTCTATTAAGTCCTTATTAGACTAATAATTTAGATTTCTACACAACTGTCATACACCTCCATTCTCCTTCCATGAAAGGATCACCTGAAGCACAAATTTGGCCGTAAGTATTTCCATGTGAAAAGGACAGGTATTTTTCTGGGTCTTACAAATTCATGTCACATGATTTGACTAATACTTCACATTCTTACGCTGCATATTTTTCCTTCGCACTTTAATGAAGGTAGTTCAACCAATTTATCCAACATTTTGTAATATAGTTATATTAACATATAAAAACACATAAACAACTTCATCACAGTCTTACTGAATAATCAAAGTAGAACTAGAGCTTTTATCTGTTAGGTTTCTTTGAAGAGATTACCAGATATGTGCATGAATCAATTAAGAATTAGAATATttctaaacaataaaataaagataagaCAAAAAACCCTACCGACAAGAATGTGCAATCTTCTGCCTTAAAGTCTGAGGTGTTCTTTCTCGTCTGTGCAGCTGTTCTTGCAAGAGCTCTTGGTTATATATTGGTCTATCCATACAATACCTCTGGGTT
This genomic interval from Calonectris borealis chromosome 1, bCalBor7.hap1.2, whole genome shotgun sequence contains the following:
- the SLC26A5 gene encoding prestin isoform X4, with product MRSTMEHAREHEACLEQTQRYCMDRPIYNQELLQEQLHRRERTPQTLRQKIAHSCRCSSKKAKSHLYSFLPILKWLPRYPVKEYLLGDIISGISTGVMQLPQGLAYALLAAVPPVYGLYSSFYPVFLYTFFGTSKHISIGTFAVISMMVGGVAVRQVPDEMISVGYNSTNVTEYYHARDTKRVQVAVTLAFLSGIIQLCLGLLRFGFVAIYLTEPLVRGFTTAAAVHVFTSQLKYLLGIKTNRYSGPLSVVYSIAAVLSKITTTNIAALIVGLTCIVLLLIGKEINLRFKKKLPVPIPMEIIVVIIGTGVSAGMNLSESYRVDVVGNIPQGLRAPAVPEIQLIPAIFVDAIAIAIVGFSMAVSMAKIFALKHGYTIDGNQELIALGICNSVGSFFQSFSITCSMSRSLVQESTGGKTQIAGALSSIMVLLVIVAIGYLFEPLPQTVLAAIVMVNLKGMFKQFGDIAHFWRTSKIELPSIQNPWSDS